Proteins encoded in a region of the Phaenicophaeus curvirostris isolate KB17595 chromosome 1, BPBGC_Pcur_1.0, whole genome shotgun sequence genome:
- the GOLT1B gene encoding vesicle transport protein GOT1B isoform X2, which produces MISLSDTQKIGMGLTGFGVFFLFFGMILFFDKALLAIGNVLFVAGLSFVIGLERTFRFFFQKHKMKATGFFLGGVLIVLIGWPLIGMILEIYGFFLLFRGFFPVVVGFIRRVPVLGYLLNLPGISSPT; this is translated from the exons ATGATCTCCCTCTCGGATACCCAGA agATTGGAATGGGACTAACAGGCTTTggagtgttttttcttttctttggaatGATACTCTTCTTTGACAAAGCTCTTTTGGCTATTGGAAAT gttTTATTTGTGGCTGGCTTGTCTTTTGTTATCGGTTTAGAAAGAACATTTAGGTTCTTCTTTcaaaaacacaaaatgaaagcaaCGGGCTTTTTCCTGGGCGGTGTGCTCATAGTTCTCATTGGTTGGCCTTTAATAGGAATGATCCTTGAAATTTATGGGTTCTTCCTATTATTCAG GGGGTTCTTTCCTGTGGTGGTTGGCTTTATTAGAAGAGTTCCAGTTCTTGGATATCTCTTGAATTTACCTGGTATAAGCTCG CCTACGTAG
- the GOLT1B gene encoding vesicle transport protein GOT1B isoform X1: MISLSDTQKIGMGLTGFGVFFLFFGMILFFDKALLAIGNVLFVAGLSFVIGLERTFRFFFQKHKMKATGFFLGGVLIVLIGWPLIGMILEIYGFFLLFRGFFPVVVGFIRRVPVLGYLLNLPGISSLVDKVGESNNMV, from the exons ATGATCTCCCTCTCGGATACCCAGA agATTGGAATGGGACTAACAGGCTTTggagtgttttttcttttctttggaatGATACTCTTCTTTGACAAAGCTCTTTTGGCTATTGGAAAT gttTTATTTGTGGCTGGCTTGTCTTTTGTTATCGGTTTAGAAAGAACATTTAGGTTCTTCTTTcaaaaacacaaaatgaaagcaaCGGGCTTTTTCCTGGGCGGTGTGCTCATAGTTCTCATTGGTTGGCCTTTAATAGGAATGATCCTTGAAATTTATGGGTTCTTCCTATTATTCAG GGGGTTCTTTCCTGTGGTGGTTGGCTTTATTAGAAGAGTTCCAGTTCTTGGATATCTCTTGAATTTACCTGGTATAAGCTCG CTTGTAGATAAAGTCGGAGAAAGCAACAACATGGTATAA